A window of the Thermomicrobiales bacterium genome harbors these coding sequences:
- a CDS encoding haloacid dehalogenase — protein MQPATTVESIGSPILQRLDAQNQLRDRALNEGRQVVRMSANSIRATHRHEFDLAAGLLSDARRVLSALLEDLNDHPGIRWAGYVQDPMKEMSEAAITLALVTGEPLPTPEALGVDDPPYLNALAEAASELRRQVLDAVRTDDFARGEQLMARMDEVYAFLVTVDYPDGLTGGLRRTTDALRAVLERTRADLTITGAQHRLLSALDRSGLIPAGNDSSLRNQLLGDSGE, from the coding sequence GTGCAGCCCGCAACGACGGTGGAATCGATCGGCTCACCCATTCTCCAGCGGCTCGACGCGCAAAACCAGTTGCGCGACCGGGCGCTGAACGAAGGGCGTCAGGTGGTACGCATGAGCGCGAACTCGATCCGCGCGACCCACCGGCATGAGTTCGACTTGGCCGCGGGTCTGCTTTCGGACGCGAGGCGTGTGCTGTCGGCACTGCTCGAGGACCTGAACGACCATCCAGGCATTCGATGGGCTGGATACGTTCAGGATCCGATGAAGGAGATGTCCGAGGCAGCGATCACGCTTGCGCTCGTCACTGGTGAACCGCTCCCAACTCCGGAAGCCCTGGGCGTCGATGACCCGCCCTACCTCAATGCGCTCGCCGAGGCCGCCAGTGAACTTCGTCGCCAGGTGCTCGATGCCGTGCGAACGGACGATTTCGCGCGCGGTGAGCAGCTTATGGCGCGCATGGACGAGGTCTATGCCTTTCTTGTGACCGTGGATTATCCCGACGGTCTCACAGGCGGACTTCGCCGGACCACCGACGCGCTCCGTGCCGTGCTCGAGCGAACTCGCGCCGATCTGACGATCACGGGCGCTCAGCATCGGCTCCTGTCGGCGCTCGATCGATCTGGACTCATCCCGGCCGGAAACGACTCGAGTCTACGGAACCAGTTGCTCGGCGACTCCGGCGAGTAG
- the otsB gene encoding trehalose-phosphatase — MTAETPIAHAIEQVVQVLRREPSGLFTDIDGTISQVARVPSEARVAESAKASLRALSSAVSIVGAITGRGAADAANMLGLDGVMVVGNHGYERLHDGERLIHPSALGSRASVSTTTSLLHGIVDATPQLAGVVIENKDLSASVHYRLVEDRGQPVELLRQLVVAIAGLHDLNVTDGKLVFEIRPKALVNKGTAIHDLAVERALAGVVYLGDDVTDVDAFRSLGALESPEVRTLSVGIVSAETHAVVRETADLLIDGVDGCIELLAGVAEQLVP, encoded by the coding sequence ATGACCGCCGAAACACCCATTGCGCATGCAATAGAGCAGGTCGTCCAGGTGCTCAGACGTGAGCCATCGGGACTTTTCACCGACATCGACGGAACGATCAGCCAGGTCGCGCGAGTGCCCTCTGAAGCGCGGGTCGCGGAGTCGGCGAAGGCCTCGCTACGGGCGCTTTCGTCAGCTGTCTCGATCGTTGGGGCGATAACTGGGCGGGGTGCGGCCGATGCGGCAAACATGCTCGGGCTCGACGGCGTCATGGTCGTGGGAAACCATGGTTACGAACGCCTACATGACGGGGAGCGTCTGATCCACCCGTCGGCGCTCGGATCGCGCGCCAGCGTTTCGACGACGACGAGTCTCTTGCATGGCATCGTCGACGCGACGCCACAGCTGGCAGGAGTCGTAATCGAGAACAAGGACCTTTCTGCTTCGGTTCACTATCGGCTGGTGGAGGATCGGGGACAGCCGGTCGAACTGTTGCGGCAGTTGGTGGTTGCCATTGCCGGATTGCACGACCTGAATGTGACCGATGGGAAGCTGGTCTTCGAGATCCGGCCCAAAGCTCTCGTGAACAAGGGCACTGCCATTCACGATCTGGCCGTCGAACGCGCGTTGGCCGGGGTGGTCTATCTGGGGGACGATGTGACCGACGTGGATGCGTTTCGATCGCTCGGGGCGCTCGAATCGCCTGAGGTGCGCACGCTATCTGTTGGCATCGTTTCCGCGGAAACGCACGCCGTCGTGCGCGAAACCGCCGACCTTTTGATCGACGGAGTGGACGGTTGCATCGAGCTACTCGCCGGAGTCGCCGAGCAACTGGTTCCGTAG
- the cysS gene encoding cysteine--tRNA ligase yields the protein MRLFNTQSGTLETVELSEDPLGLYVCGVTPYDTTHAGHAFTYLTFDVLIRYLDFLGQPVTYVQNVTDIDDDILRKAKEVGIGWDELGERETRRFLADMESLGWREPDYYVKATEHTPEMIDMILPLIEQGMAYESNRSVYFSVASDPEFGKLSHYPIAEMLPIANERGNFPDDPNKRDPLDFVLWQASKPGEPTWDSPWGPGRPGWHIECSAMAARYLGPSFAIHGGGSDLIFPHHECEIAQAENSTGVEPFVRYWVHVGMVEYQGEKMSKSLGNLVLVSNELKRYSADAFRLYLMSHHYRSPWEYIDGEIEDWQAVAQELAAAAELPSTAGGSAVDASPYRERFLAAMDEDLDTPTAIAALVDLGQRIHAESSGGDLTDAQQSLRELGGILGLALAS from the coding sequence ATGCGCCTGTTCAACACGCAGTCGGGAACGCTGGAAACCGTCGAGCTGAGCGAGGATCCGCTCGGTCTCTATGTCTGCGGAGTCACGCCGTACGACACAACTCACGCTGGTCATGCCTTCACCTACCTCACGTTCGATGTGCTGATCCGGTATCTCGACTTTCTCGGTCAACCGGTGACCTACGTGCAGAACGTCACCGATATCGACGACGACATCCTTCGCAAAGCCAAGGAAGTTGGCATCGGTTGGGACGAGCTGGGCGAGCGCGAAACTCGGCGTTTTCTGGCCGACATGGAATCGCTCGGCTGGCGCGAGCCCGACTACTATGTCAAGGCAACCGAGCACACGCCGGAGATGATCGACATGATCCTCCCGCTGATCGAACAGGGAATGGCGTACGAGTCGAACCGTTCGGTCTACTTTTCGGTGGCATCCGATCCCGAGTTCGGCAAGTTGAGCCACTATCCCATCGCCGAGATGCTCCCGATCGCCAATGAGCGCGGCAACTTCCCCGATGACCCGAACAAACGCGATCCGCTGGATTTCGTTCTTTGGCAGGCGTCGAAACCGGGAGAGCCGACCTGGGACTCCCCATGGGGTCCCGGACGCCCAGGCTGGCATATCGAGTGCAGCGCGATGGCCGCGCGCTATCTCGGCCCATCCTTTGCGATCCACGGCGGTGGCTCAGACCTGATCTTCCCCCATCACGAGTGCGAGATTGCCCAGGCCGAGAATTCCACGGGGGTCGAACCGTTCGTGCGCTACTGGGTCCATGTCGGCATGGTCGAGTACCAGGGCGAGAAGATGAGCAAGTCGCTCGGCAATCTGGTTCTGGTCAGCAATGAGCTGAAACGGTATTCAGCCGATGCGTTCCGGCTCTATCTCATGAGTCACCACTATCGCAGTCCGTGGGAATACATCGACGGCGAGATCGAGGACTGGCAGGCGGTGGCTCAGGAACTGGCAGCCGCGGCCGAATTGCCATCGACCGCTGGTGGATCGGCAGTCGACGCTTCGCCGTACCGAGAACGCTTCCTCGCAGCCATGGATGAGGACCTGGATACCCCCACTGCCATTGCGGCGCTCGTCGACCTCGGTCAGCGGATCCATGCCGAAAGCAGCGGAGGCGATCTCACGGACGCCCAACAATCGCTGCGCGAGCTTGGGGGAATTCTCGGGTTGGCATTGGCCAGCTAA
- the groES gene encoding co-chaperone GroES — MATAEAPADLKLTPLGDRVVVQPLGREETTKSGIVLPDTAKEKPQRGTVLAVGQGRKDDDGNRIPVDVNVGDQVLFAKYAGTEFKLDDVDLLILAEKDILAVVG; from the coding sequence ATGGCAACTGCTGAGGCTCCTGCTGACCTCAAGCTCACTCCCCTGGGCGACCGCGTCGTCGTTCAACCGCTCGGGCGTGAGGAAACCACCAAGTCGGGCATCGTTCTGCCGGACACCGCCAAAGAGAAGCCGCAGCGCGGCACCGTGCTGGCCGTCGGCCAGGGACGCAAGGATGACGACGGGAATCGCATCCCGGTCGACGTCAATGTCGGCGATCAGGTCCTCTTCGCCAAGTACGCCGGCACCGAGTTCAAGCTCGATGACGTCGATCTGCTCATCCTGGCCGAGAAGGACATTCTCGCCGTCGTCGGATAG
- the groL gene encoding chaperonin GroEL (60 kDa chaperone family; promotes refolding of misfolded polypeptides especially under stressful conditions; forms two stacked rings of heptamers to form a barrel-shaped 14mer; ends can be capped by GroES; misfolded proteins enter the barrel where they are refolded when GroES binds): MAKQLQFDNQARQSLKEGVDTVANAVKVTLGPKGRNVALDKKYGAPTVTHDGVTVAKDIELDDPFADMGAQLVKEASSKTNDVAGDGTTTATVLAQAIVHEGMRNIAAGANAMLLKQGLELASDAVVAAIQDAAVEVAGKDEIAQVAAISAADKEIGGLIADVMEKVGKDGVITVEESKGLAFEVEYTEGMQFDRGYISPYFVTNPERMEAEFEEPFILIHDKKISAIADILPTLELVARAGRGLVIIAEDVDGEALATLVVNKLRGTLNVTAVKAPGFGDRRKEMLRDIAVLTGGQVISEEVGRKLDGVTVEDLGRARRVVSTKDDTTVIEGYGDEAAIKGRAEQIKAQIETTTSDFDREKLQERLAKLSGGVAVIKVGAATETELKEKKHRVEDALSATRAAVEEGIVPGGGVALINGIGALDGIKAEGDVKTGVNILRRALEEPMRGIAENAGYDGAVVVESVRRQQKEAGNTNIGFDVISESYLDMIKAGVIDPAKVTRSAVENAASIGAMILTTEALVTDKPEKAAPAMPPGGMGGMDF; the protein is encoded by the coding sequence ATGGCCAAGCAACTTCAATTCGACAATCAGGCGCGGCAGTCCCTCAAAGAGGGCGTGGATACCGTCGCCAACGCGGTGAAAGTCACCCTCGGCCCCAAGGGCCGCAACGTCGCCCTCGACAAGAAATACGGCGCCCCGACCGTCACCCATGACGGCGTGACCGTCGCCAAGGACATCGAGCTCGACGATCCGTTCGCCGATATGGGCGCTCAGTTGGTCAAGGAGGCCTCCTCGAAGACCAACGACGTCGCCGGAGACGGCACCACTACCGCCACCGTGCTGGCCCAGGCCATCGTGCACGAAGGCATGCGCAACATCGCCGCTGGCGCCAATGCCATGCTGCTGAAGCAGGGCCTCGAGCTTGCTTCCGACGCAGTTGTGGCTGCCATCCAGGATGCCGCGGTCGAAGTCGCCGGCAAGGACGAGATTGCCCAGGTCGCAGCCATCTCCGCCGCCGACAAGGAAATCGGCGGTCTCATCGCCGATGTGATGGAGAAGGTCGGCAAGGACGGCGTGATCACGGTCGAAGAGTCCAAGGGTCTCGCCTTCGAGGTCGAGTACACGGAGGGTATGCAGTTCGACCGCGGCTACATCTCCCCCTACTTCGTGACCAACCCGGAGCGGATGGAGGCCGAGTTCGAGGAGCCGTTCATCCTCATCCACGACAAGAAGATTTCCGCCATTGCGGACATCCTGCCCACCCTCGAACTGGTGGCGCGCGCCGGCCGCGGGCTGGTGATCATTGCCGAGGATGTCGATGGTGAAGCGCTGGCCACGCTGGTGGTCAACAAGCTGCGCGGCACCCTCAACGTTACCGCTGTCAAGGCGCCGGGCTTCGGCGATCGCCGCAAGGAAATGCTGCGCGACATTGCCGTTCTGACCGGCGGCCAGGTGATCTCCGAGGAAGTCGGCCGCAAGCTCGACGGTGTCACTGTCGAGGACCTCGGCCGGGCCCGCCGCGTGGTCTCCACCAAGGACGACACCACCGTGATCGAGGGCTATGGCGACGAGGCGGCCATCAAGGGCCGCGCCGAGCAGATCAAGGCCCAGATCGAGACCACGACCAGCGACTTCGATCGCGAGAAGCTGCAGGAGCGGCTGGCCAAGCTCTCCGGTGGCGTTGCGGTCATCAAGGTTGGCGCTGCCACTGAGACCGAACTCAAGGAGAAGAAGCACCGCGTCGAGGATGCGCTCAGCGCCACCCGCGCAGCGGTCGAGGAAGGCATCGTCCCGGGCGGCGGCGTGGCCCTCATCAACGGAATCGGCGCGCTCGATGGCATCAAGGCCGAGGGCGATGTCAAGACCGGTGTGAACATCCTGCGCCGCGCGCTGGAGGAGCCGATGCGCGGCATCGCCGAGAACGCTGGCTACGATGGCGCGGTGGTGGTCGAGAGTGTCCGCCGCCAGCAGAAGGAAGCCGGCAACACGAACATCGGCTTCGATGTGATCTCCGAGAGCTATCTCGACATGATCAAGGCTGGCGTGATCGACCCGGCCAAGGTGACCCGCTCCGCGGTCGAGAATGCTGCGTCGATCGGCGCGATGATTCTGACCACCGAGGCGCTGGTGACCGACAAGCCCGAGAAGGCTGCTCCGGCGATGCCCCCGGGCGGCATGGGCGGCATGGACTTCTAG
- a CDS encoding ferredoxin codes for MSDQESVKRGLSVWVDPRRCISNAKCTTAAPGVYVLDEETQVAELVDFDSATVQQIFAGARACPTQAIIIEQYGQRVFPTILTPMFEAPEPIDE; via the coding sequence ATGAGCGATCAGGAGAGCGTGAAGCGGGGTTTGAGTGTCTGGGTCGATCCCAGACGATGCATTTCGAACGCGAAGTGCACGACTGCCGCGCCAGGAGTCTACGTACTGGACGAAGAGACGCAGGTTGCTGAACTCGTCGATTTCGATAGCGCGACGGTGCAACAGATTTTTGCCGGCGCTCGGGCGTGTCCGACGCAGGCCATCATCATCGAACAGTATGGGCAGCGCGTCTTCCCCACCATCTTGACACCGATGTTCGAAGCTCCGGAGCCGATCGACGAATAG
- a CDS encoding mechanosensitive ion channel, with amino-acid sequence MTFDFTFESFEDLLFSLLDGILSFVVFFAVLGVALRITEWLVRKGVERRRHLMRGWDYEDGDEKRTESITRVLLTAVRAVFGLLAIILLLGSFGVNLGAILASVSLVSIALGFGAQYLVRDYLSGILILTEDQYRVGDSVEINKIQGIVEDMRLRLTVLRDRDGTVHHIPNGEIRVASNRSKEFTKINQMVSVGYGSNMEDVFTIINRIGLEIAHDPEWAGFVREPIRATRVQELLEKAIVVRVNGETVAGKGGAVEGEFRLRLLQECARLGIETSFPKIVERDPHSVGELAGGPAVELTDRTTTDDEHDKDDAN; translated from the coding sequence GTGACATTCGACTTCACTTTCGAGAGTTTCGAGGACCTGCTGTTTTCACTTCTCGATGGCATCTTGTCGTTCGTGGTCTTTTTCGCGGTGTTGGGCGTGGCGCTGCGAATCACCGAATGGCTCGTGCGCAAGGGCGTCGAACGGCGCCGTCATCTCATGCGCGGTTGGGACTACGAGGATGGAGACGAGAAGCGAACCGAGTCGATCACTCGCGTGCTGCTGACGGCGGTACGCGCGGTATTCGGTCTGCTCGCCATCATCTTGTTGCTGGGGAGCTTCGGCGTGAATCTGGGAGCCATCCTGGCGAGTGTGTCGCTCGTCTCGATCGCGCTCGGTTTTGGGGCGCAGTACCTGGTGCGCGACTACCTTTCGGGCATTCTCATCCTGACCGAGGACCAGTATCGGGTGGGCGATTCCGTGGAGATCAACAAGATCCAGGGAATCGTCGAGGACATGCGCCTGCGGCTGACGGTGTTGCGAGACCGGGACGGGACGGTGCATCACATCCCGAACGGCGAGATTCGGGTTGCCTCGAACCGCTCGAAAGAATTCACGAAGATCAACCAGATGGTTAGCGTCGGATACGGCTCCAATATGGAGGATGTCTTCACGATCATCAATCGTATCGGCCTCGAGATCGCGCACGATCCGGAGTGGGCCGGTTTCGTGCGGGAACCGATTCGCGCGACGAGGGTGCAGGAGCTGCTCGAGAAGGCCATCGTGGTTCGGGTGAATGGAGAAACGGTCGCAGGCAAGGGCGGAGCGGTGGAAGGCGAGTTCCGCCTCCGGCTCTTGCAGGAGTGCGCCCGCCTGGGAATCGAGACGTCGTTTCCGAAGATCGTCGAGCGAGATCCTCACAGCGTGGGAGAATTGGCTGGTGGACCAGCGGTCGAGCTCACCGACCGCACCACGACTGACGATGAGCATGACAAGGACGATGCGAACTGA
- a CDS encoding xanthine dehydrogenase family protein molybdopterin-binding subunit produces MVLRKYMGAPVKRREDPRLITGSSVYVDDLQLTGMLHIAFVRSIYAHANIKGIDTSEALAAPGVVAVVTAADLEKVLPSKYEAVGSDTGPSAEGGPAEPGKIPVPSVEPLARSKVRYIGEPIVAVVAESRALAADAAELVVVEYEPLEAYVDPYEARKDGAARIYATNPNNVGVKYETVHGDVDAALAASPVRIKERIKAARCHPVPLEPRGIVATPDPITRGVTIWVSNQGPHGYRNEIARTFGLAQNQVRVIAPEVGGGFGAKFGVYPEDWTIIATAMKLNRPIKWIETRSEHFLSTNHGRNQIADFEAGCDENGRITALRARVCLDLGAYPKGLGLAWSTWVMSTGPYNIPNLDYVVEGVFTNTMANGAYRGAGRPEAAFYLERVMDLLADAAGLEPEVLRRVNFLQPDQFPYTTLSGERYDTGEYEKPLDKAIESSDYAALRKEQAELREQGRYIGIGLGSYVEICGFGPWESSTVRVEPSGDVTLFTGISPHGQGQETTFAQMAADIIGADFEKVILHHGDTGNTPQGNGTGGSRGLAVGGAALLVSLNKIKEKAIQIAANNLEASVDDIELVDGKYQVKGVPSKGLTLGQISRIAYGGKLPDGMESGLETTNFFSPEDETFPFGTHIAVVEVFPETGEVKLIKYVSVDDIGNIISPMLVTGQVHGGLAQGIGLALWEEVHYDSNGEILTGTLNDYALPKAEGFPMFETYHTTTTTPINPLGAKGIGEASTIGATPTAANAVIDALEPWGITHLDLPFTPEKVWRAINSASSNGKATA; encoded by the coding sequence ATGGTTCTACGCAAATACATGGGCGCCCCAGTCAAGCGGCGCGAAGATCCTCGCTTGATTACTGGGTCGTCAGTCTATGTCGACGACCTGCAATTGACTGGCATGCTCCACATCGCGTTTGTGCGAAGCATCTATGCGCATGCGAATATCAAGGGGATCGACACCTCAGAAGCGCTTGCAGCTCCCGGAGTTGTCGCCGTCGTCACCGCAGCCGATCTGGAAAAGGTCCTCCCCTCCAAATATGAAGCCGTTGGCAGCGATACCGGTCCATCGGCCGAAGGAGGACCGGCAGAGCCTGGCAAGATCCCGGTTCCGTCGGTCGAGCCGTTGGCTCGCTCCAAGGTCCGCTACATCGGAGAGCCGATTGTCGCGGTCGTCGCGGAGTCGCGCGCCCTCGCAGCCGACGCCGCCGAGCTTGTGGTCGTGGAGTATGAGCCGCTCGAGGCGTATGTCGACCCGTACGAGGCGCGCAAGGACGGTGCGGCGCGAATTTACGCGACGAATCCGAACAACGTCGGCGTCAAGTACGAAACCGTGCACGGCGACGTCGATGCAGCGCTGGCGGCGTCGCCCGTCCGCATCAAGGAGCGCATCAAGGCGGCCCGCTGCCACCCGGTGCCGCTCGAGCCGCGTGGAATCGTGGCGACTCCCGATCCGATCACGCGCGGAGTCACGATCTGGGTATCGAACCAGGGCCCGCATGGGTATCGCAATGAAATCGCCCGCACCTTCGGTCTCGCCCAGAATCAGGTGCGTGTGATCGCGCCCGAGGTTGGCGGCGGGTTTGGCGCCAAATTCGGCGTCTACCCGGAAGACTGGACCATCATCGCTACGGCGATGAAGCTCAATCGGCCGATCAAATGGATCGAGACGCGCAGCGAGCACTTCCTTTCGACCAACCATGGCCGCAATCAGATCGCCGATTTCGAAGCCGGCTGCGACGAGAACGGTCGGATCACTGCCCTTCGCGCGCGCGTTTGCCTCGATCTCGGCGCTTATCCGAAGGGGCTTGGGCTGGCCTGGTCGACCTGGGTGATGTCGACCGGTCCCTACAACATTCCCAACCTCGACTACGTCGTCGAAGGCGTCTTCACAAATACGATGGCAAACGGCGCCTACCGTGGCGCTGGTCGTCCGGAGGCAGCCTTCTACCTGGAGCGGGTCATGGACCTGCTGGCCGATGCGGCGGGTCTCGAACCGGAAGTGCTTCGCCGGGTCAACTTCCTGCAGCCCGATCAATTCCCCTATACGACGCTCTCCGGCGAGCGGTATGACACCGGCGAATACGAGAAACCACTCGACAAGGCGATCGAATCGAGCGACTACGCCGCCCTCCGAAAAGAGCAGGCAGAACTGCGGGAGCAGGGACGCTACATCGGCATCGGACTCGGTTCCTATGTCGAGATTTGCGGATTCGGCCCCTGGGAGAGTTCCACAGTCCGTGTCGAGCCGAGTGGTGACGTGACACTCTTCACCGGCATCTCTCCGCACGGTCAGGGACAGGAAACCACGTTCGCCCAGATGGCGGCAGACATCATTGGCGCCGATTTCGAGAAGGTCATCTTGCATCACGGCGACACCGGCAATACCCCTCAGGGCAATGGCACTGGTGGAAGCCGCGGTCTCGCGGTGGGCGGAGCGGCGTTGCTGGTCTCCTTGAACAAGATCAAGGAAAAGGCGATTCAGATTGCCGCGAACAACCTCGAAGCGTCGGTCGACGACATCGAGCTGGTCGACGGCAAGTACCAGGTCAAGGGCGTCCCCTCGAAGGGACTGACGCTTGGCCAGATCTCACGCATCGCCTATGGCGGCAAGCTGCCAGACGGAATGGAATCGGGCCTTGAAACAACGAACTTCTTCAGCCCGGAAGACGAGACCTTCCCATTCGGAACCCACATTGCCGTAGTCGAGGTCTTCCCGGAGACCGGTGAAGTCAAGCTCATCAAATACGTCTCTGTGGACGACATTGGCAACATCATCAGCCCGATGCTTGTGACGGGTCAGGTGCACGGCGGTCTCGCGCAGGGCATCGGTCTTGCACTCTGGGAAGAGGTTCACTACGACAGCAACGGTGAGATCTTGACCGGAACCCTGAACGACTACGCGCTGCCCAAGGCGGAAGGATTCCCGATGTTCGAGACCTATCACACCACGACCACCACACCGATCAACCCGCTCGGCGCCAAGGGCATCGGCGAAGCCTCCACCATTGGCGCCACCCCAACCGCGGCAAACGCGGTGATCGATGCACTCGAGCCATGGGGAATCACCCACCTCGACCTGCCGTTTACACCCGAGAAGGTCTGGAGAGCGATCAACTCAGCCTCCAGCAACGGCAAAGCGACCGCGTAA
- a CDS encoding superoxide dismutase family protein, translated as MNWLKRRALALASLSLMAGLLVGSAGVTAQATPEAVSIESPVVDAAGAEVGTLYVYESDFGVTLTVLLEAGTLEPGAHGVHLHEIGSCDPSGDSTFALAGAHFNPTNQLHGAPNLATSHAGDLGNLTVTEDGSAMFSITLSDITLASGVEGSLMDADGAVLLIHAGEDDLTTDPSGESGERLLCSMISASTVGTTVATPAA; from the coding sequence ATGAACTGGTTGAAACGGCGAGCACTGGCGCTCGCCTCGCTTTCCCTCATGGCGGGCCTGCTGGTGGGAAGTGCAGGAGTGACGGCGCAGGCGACACCGGAGGCGGTATCGATCGAATCACCGGTGGTCGATGCAGCGGGGGCGGAGGTCGGAACGCTCTATGTCTACGAATCCGATTTCGGGGTCACACTCACCGTCTTGCTGGAAGCCGGAACGCTCGAACCAGGAGCGCACGGCGTCCATTTGCACGAGATCGGGAGCTGCGACCCGTCTGGCGACAGCACGTTCGCGCTTGCAGGAGCGCATTTCAATCCCACGAATCAGCTCCATGGCGCGCCAAATCTCGCGACGAGTCACGCCGGTGATCTTGGGAATCTGACGGTGACGGAGGATGGCTCGGCCATGTTCTCCATCACCTTGAGCGATATCACGCTCGCGTCAGGTGTCGAGGGGTCATTGATGGATGCCGATGGCGCCGTGCTGCTGATTCACGCTGGCGAGGACGACCTCACGACCGATCCGTCCGGAGAGAGCGGAGAGCGACTCCTGTGCTCGATGATCTCGGCGTCGACGGTCGGGACCACGGTCGCAACACCTGCCGCATAA
- a CDS encoding PfkB family carbohydrate kinase — protein sequence MSSRIICFGDVIDDIVVAPKGEIREDTDTPAIIRSRPGGSAANTAAWLGALNASVDLVGVVGRGDCERHRAFLPGVNAVLREHPSLPTGRVVIIIRHDRRDMLTDRGANADLSPDDVPDALLEHARLLHFTGHILLNDDGYARTRTLIERCRAAGVLVSVSPGSAGFIRDIGIERARRAFAGADLVFCGMEDGRLLAGTDDLAAAALELSTRFGVAIVTRGSQGVTVAEQGELYVLDIEPMPVVDPTGAGDAFCAGFLENWISTWNVQAAAEAGADLAADAVGVLGGRPSQ from the coding sequence TTGAGTAGCCGCATCATCTGCTTTGGGGACGTGATCGACGATATCGTCGTGGCTCCCAAAGGCGAGATTCGTGAGGATACCGACACGCCGGCGATCATTCGGTCGCGTCCTGGCGGGTCGGCGGCAAACACCGCAGCATGGCTGGGCGCGCTGAACGCTTCAGTCGATCTGGTTGGCGTGGTTGGGCGCGGCGATTGCGAGCGTCACCGTGCGTTCTTGCCGGGTGTGAACGCGGTCCTGCGAGAGCATCCCAGCCTGCCGACCGGCCGGGTCGTGATCATCATCCGGCATGATCGGAGAGATATGCTGACCGACCGCGGGGCAAACGCCGATCTTTCTCCGGACGATGTCCCGGATGCTCTGCTCGAGCACGCTCGGCTGCTGCATTTCACTGGACACATCCTGCTCAACGACGATGGATACGCGCGAACTCGCACTTTGATCGAGCGGTGTCGGGCTGCCGGGGTCCTCGTCAGCGTCTCACCGGGATCGGCTGGATTCATTCGAGACATTGGGATCGAGCGAGCCCGGAGAGCGTTCGCCGGTGCGGACCTGGTTTTTTGCGGCATGGAGGACGGCAGGCTGCTCGCTGGCACAGACGATCTCGCGGCGGCTGCCCTGGAGTTGAGCACACGGTTCGGTGTTGCCATCGTGACACGCGGGAGCCAGGGAGTCACGGTTGCAGAGCAGGGAGAACTCTACGTGCTCGATATCGAGCCAATGCCGGTCGTCGATCCTACCGGCGCCGGAGATGCATTCTGCGCGGGCTTTCTCGAAAACTGGATCTCCACCTGGAACGTGCAGGCTGCTGCAGAGGCAGGGGCCGATCTGGCCGCGGATGCCGTGGGCGTCCTCGGTGGAAGACCGAGCCAGTAG